Part of the Debaryomyces hansenii mitochondrion, complete genome genome, ACCATATGCAAGGATAACAACATAATTGTGCGATGATAATAACACTAACAAGTGGAATTAGTACTTAAGTAGAGTGTAGTGAACAGGCATAAACATAAGATATGGATGTCGATAACGGATTAAAGTTACGCTAGGGATAACAGAGTAATACCGCGTGAGAGTTGATATCGTCAGCGGTGTTTGCTACCTCGATGTCGTCTAGACTCGTCCTCCTGGTCGCAGCAACTAGGTAGGGTAGGACTGTTCGTCCTCTAAGGAGTTACTTGAGATGGGTTAATTACGACGTGAGTCAGTAATGATTTTATCATCTATGGGTTTTTTTCTTATTCGTTGCCTCGAGTGTACGAAAGGATAACGAGGTGTTTTCCTATGGTTTTTTGTATATATATATATATATATATACATATTAGCTAAGAAAATTGTGGATACATATTGAATGCATCTCAAATATTAAACCCTACGAATAAGTTTAATCATACTATATTAGTATGTAATAGTTTTATGCCCAGCCTTCGGTTGGGTAACCCGGCTATCGCCGGGTTTATATTTATATAATAATACTAATTAATATATTTCATATACCATACAATATATATTAGCCCCTAAGGGCTTATACCCCTTCAAGGAAGGGGTTTCTTGGGATCATAGATTAATTGGTAAATCTTTCGCTTTGCATGCGAACAATATCGGTTCAATTCCGATTGATTCCAATATTTTTATGTATTAATTAATATGCTTAAATTAAATTAAAATTAAAAAAAATGATTTGACTAGATGTACCAACACCTTGAGGAATACGTTTCCAAGATGCCGCAACACCTAATGCAGAAGGTATACATGAATTATATGATCATATAATGTATTACTTAGCATTAATATTAGGGTTAGTTTCATATATATTATATGTTATAATAAAAGATTATAAAAATAATACATTTGCTTATAAATATATTAAACATGGACAAACTTTAGAAATTATATGAACTATATTTCCAGCTGTAATATTATTATTAATAGCTTTCCCTAGTTTCATATTATTATACTTATGTGATGAAGTATTAACACCTGCTATGACTGTAAAAGTAGTAGGATTACAATGATATTGAAAATACGAATACTCAGATTTTGTATCTGAAACTGGTGAAACAGTTGAGTATGAATCATATGTAATACCTGAAGACATGTTAGAAGAAGGACAATTAAGATTATTAGATACTGATACTTCTATAGTTGTTCCTGTAGATACTCATGTTAGATTTATAGTTACTGCTAATGATGTTTTACATTGTTTCACAATACCTTCATTAGGTATTAAAGTTGATGCTTGTCCTGGTCGTTTAAACCAAGTTAGTGCTTTAATACAAAGAACTGGAGTTTATTATGGTCAATGTAGTGAGTTATGTGGAGTTAATCATGGATTAATGCCTATCAAACTAGAATGTGTACCTATTGGTGATTTTGTAGAATGATTAGGAGAGCAAGAAAATGTTTATGTAGCTTAAAGGCAAAGCAGTGTACTGTTAATACATCGATTCTGGTTCGACTCCAGACTTAAACGTCGTATGAATAAACTATGTTATATTTCTCAGTTGAGAATAATAAAAAATAAAAAATTAAAAATGAATCTTATTAGTGGAATAAGTAGTTTACTTGCTATTGGTATATTAACACCAGTACAAAGTATACTATGTTTAATAATTTTATTTGTAAGTACTGCTATATGTTTATATAGTCAAGGTTTTGTATTAATGGGGATATTATATGTTCTTATATATGTAGGAGCTATAGCTATATTATTCTTATTTATATTATCATTATTAAAAATAGAATATACACCTCAAGGAACTATTACACCTTTAATAGTTACTTTATTAGCAATATGTTTAATACCTTTAGATATTACATACGAAACATATGGAATAGTAACACAAATAGAAAATGTTACAGATGAATTAGTTATAGTTGGTAATCAATTATATACTGAATATGCAATATTATTAATATTAACAGGTATAATATTAATATTATCAGTTATAGGGGCAATAAGTATTACTAAATAATGAATTTTATAGAATTATTATTATTTGTATTATCAATATTATTAGCTGTAGCCTTCTTAACAGTAGCAGAGCGTAAAACTTTAGGTTATATGCAACGTAGAGTTGGACCTAATGCTGTTGGATATTATGGAGTTTTAATGGCTATAGCTGATGCTGCTAAATTATTATTAAAAGAAATAATTTTACCTACTCATGCTGATAAATTTATATTAATTATAAGTCCTATAATAACTTTAATATCTGCTTTATTATGTTGAGCTATAATTCCTTTTGGTCCTGGTATTACTATTATAGATAGTAATTATGGATTTATATTAGCTTTAGCTATAGGTAGTGTTGGAGTTTTTGGTTCATTATTTGCTGGTTGAGCTGGAAATAGTAAATACTCTCTTATTGGTTCTATACGTTCTACTGCTCAATTAATTAGTTATGAATTAGTATTAACAACTGTTATTTTAATTTGTATATTATTAACTGGTACTATGAATCTTTCAAGATATGTAGAATTACAAGAATCAATATGATTAGTAGTTCCTTTATTACCTTTATCATTAATATGATTTATAGGTTGTGTAGCAGAATGTGCTAGACCTCCTTTTGATAATGTTGAAGCTGAATCTGAGTTAGTTTCAGGACATATGACAGAATATTCATCTTCTATATTTGTTTTATTTTTCTTATCAGAGTATGCTTCTATATTATTTTATTCTACATTAACTGCTATTTTATTCTTTGGAGGTGGAACTGGTTTAATTTTAGGATTAAAAGCTAATTTCTTTGCTTTTACTTATATTTGAGTAAGAGCTGCTCTACCAAGAGTAAGATATGATAAATTAATTGCAATGTGTTGAATTGTATTCTTACCTTTATTATTTGCATTAGCTTTATTTATACCATCATTAATTTATATTATAGATGGATACCTATTCATAGAATAATCATTCAAAATATGGTTATGAACGTTATTGGCGTTTCATTAAAATATGCCGCACTAGCAGTAAAAAAAAAGTATTTTGAAATATTTTTTATATCGAAAAATGTTTTATATAAAACATTTTTCTTCCCCACGCGTCGCGTGGGACTTTATATAAAAATATAAATTAGGTAATGCTATTTACTGCATTTCTTATATTTTTAGTTTTCTCAA contains:
- the cox2 gene encoding cytochrome c oxidase subunit 2, whose protein sequence is MIWTDVPTPWGMRFQDAATPNAEGMHELYDHMMYYLALMLGLVSYMLYVMMKDYKNNTFAYKYIKHGQTLEIMWTMFPAVMLLLMAFPSFMLLYLCDEVLTPAMTVKVVGLQWYWKYEYSDFVSETGETVEYESYVMPEDMLEEGQLRLLDTDTSMVVPVDTHVRFMVTANDVLHCFTMPSLGIKVDACPGRLNQVSALMQRTGVYYGQCSELCGVNHGLMPIKTECVPIGDFVEWLGEQENVYVA
- the ND6 gene encoding NADH dehydrogenase subunit 6, translating into MNTISGMSSLTAIGMLTPVQSMTCLMILFVSTAMCLYSQGFVLMGMLYVTMYVGAMAMLFLFMLSLLKMEYTPQGTITPLMVTLLAMCLMPLDITYETYGMVTQMENVTDELVMVGNQLYTEYAMLLMLTGMMLMLSVMGAMSITK
- the ND1 gene encoding NADH dehydrogenase subunit 1, producing the protein MNFMELLLFVLSMLLAVAFLTVAERKTLGYMQRRVGPNAVGYYGVLMAMADAAKLLLKEMILPTHADKFMLIMSPMMTLMSALLCWAMIPFGPGITIMDSNYGFMLALAMGSVGVFGSLFAGWAGNSKYSTIGSMRSTAQLISYELVLTTVILICMLLTGTMNTSRYVELQESMWLVVPLLPLSLMWFMGCVAECARPPFDNVEAESELVSGHMTEYSSSMFVLFFLSEYASMLFYSTLTAILFFGGGTGLILGLKANFFAFTYIWVRAATPRVRYDKLIAMCWIVFLPLLFALALFMPSLIYIMDGYTFME